A region of Geobacillus sp. 46C-IIa DNA encodes the following proteins:
- a CDS encoding YpzG family protein: MGHHRRKAFYDNFYSNPFQQPWANPKHAHSQVNGETQQTLDLIILERQTRKQS, translated from the coding sequence ATGGGTCACCATCGGCGCAAGGCGTTTTATGACAACTTTTACTCCAATCCGTTTCAGCAGCCATGGGCCAACCCGAAGCATGCCCACTCGCAAGTAAACGGCGAAACGCAGCAAACGCTCGACCTCATCATTTTAGAGCGGCAGACGCGCAAGCAGTCATAG
- a CDS encoding DUF1641 domain-containing protein: MAKPITAIQKRQMTEEEKRAEALAKLKAAVGDSEEAVRELLTLIEQLHESGLLEAANALLNAREDVAKIVVGQLNQKPVTTMVNHAFALAGLAASLDPERTAKLLEHIASGAIEAYEETSVEPKKVGLFDLFKALNDPDINRAVHFFLSALKAIGQRLRNDS, encoded by the coding sequence GTGGCTAAACCGATTACCGCCATTCAAAAACGCCAGATGACCGAGGAAGAAAAGCGGGCCGAAGCGCTGGCGAAACTAAAAGCGGCCGTCGGCGACAGCGAAGAAGCAGTCCGCGAGCTCTTGACGCTCATCGAGCAGCTGCATGAAAGCGGCCTGCTTGAGGCCGCCAACGCCCTATTAAATGCGCGGGAAGACGTAGCGAAAATCGTCGTCGGCCAGCTCAACCAAAAGCCGGTGACAACGATGGTGAACCACGCGTTCGCCTTGGCCGGCCTCGCCGCCTCGCTCGACCCTGAGCGGACGGCCAAGCTGCTTGAACATATCGCCTCCGGTGCCATCGAGGCATACGAAGAGACCTCGGTCGAACCGAAAAAGGTCGGACTGTTCGACTTGTTTAAGGCGCTCAACGACCCGGATATCAATCGCGCCGTCCACTTCTTCCTGTCCGCACTTAAGGCGATCGGCCAACGGCTTAGAAATGACAGCTGA
- a CDS encoding small, acid-soluble spore protein K encodes MRNKEHNFPNQNNNKFEGEPRAKAEYASKRADGTINTHPQERMRASGERSDFF; translated from the coding sequence ATGCGGAATAAGGAGCACAACTTCCCGAATCAAAACAACAACAAGTTCGAAGGCGAGCCGCGCGCTAAAGCCGAGTATGCGTCAAAACGGGCTGACGGCACGATCAACACCCACCCGCAAGAACGGATGCGCGCCTCGGGTGAACGAAGCGACTTCTTTTAA
- a CDS encoding metal-dependent hydrolase, whose translation MDTGTHVLMGVALGSLASLDPAIAHDPLLSHAVLIGALAGSQVPDIDTILKLRNNAKYIRNHRGVTHSIPAVILWPLLIVGVMIAVYPDTDWLRVWLWTFAAVAFHVFVDIFNAYGTQALRPFTKKWIALGVVHTFDPIIFALHLLGIGGLFLGLHPGYTFFGIYVLVAAYYALRFHQQANIKRLVRASIDGVTEIITVPTWRPREWHLAISTDDEFYVARAKRGRLFILDRFQKRPLPDHPVMNAAKRDENVAAFLSFSPVYRWEMNEYDDYYEVRFTDLRYRSKGYYPFVAVVQLDRNLRIVSSYTGWIFSEGRLRKKLELAPN comes from the coding sequence TTGGATACAGGCACACACGTTTTAATGGGAGTGGCGCTCGGCAGTCTTGCCTCGCTTGATCCCGCCATCGCCCACGACCCGCTCTTATCCCACGCCGTACTGATCGGCGCACTCGCCGGCTCGCAAGTGCCGGATATCGATACGATTTTAAAGTTGCGCAATAACGCCAAATATATTCGCAACCACCGCGGCGTGACTCACTCGATTCCCGCCGTCATTCTTTGGCCGCTGTTGATCGTCGGCGTGATGATCGCCGTCTATCCGGATACGGATTGGCTCCGCGTTTGGCTTTGGACGTTCGCCGCCGTCGCTTTTCATGTGTTTGTCGATATTTTTAACGCTTACGGGACGCAAGCGTTGCGCCCGTTCACGAAAAAATGGATCGCCCTTGGCGTCGTTCATACGTTTGATCCAATCATTTTTGCGCTCCATTTGCTCGGGATTGGCGGACTGTTTCTTGGCCTCCACCCCGGTTATACGTTTTTCGGCATCTATGTGCTCGTCGCCGCGTATTACGCGCTTCGCTTCCACCAACAGGCGAACATAAAACGGCTCGTCCGCGCCTCGATCGACGGCGTGACCGAGATCATCACCGTGCCGACGTGGCGGCCGCGCGAATGGCACTTAGCCATTTCAACAGACGACGAATTTTATGTCGCCCGCGCCAAACGCGGCCGCCTTTTCATTCTCGATCGTTTCCAAAAGCGGCCGCTTCCCGACCACCCGGTCATGAATGCGGCGAAACGCGATGAAAATGTCGCCGCTTTTTTATCCTTCTCCCCAGTATATCGGTGGGAAATGAACGAGTATGACGACTATTACGAAGTGCGCTTTACCGACTTGCGCTACCGGAGCAAAGGATATTATCCGTTCGTTGCTGTCGTTCAGCTTGACCGCAACCTCCGCATTGTCAGCTCATACACCGGATGGATTTTCAGCGAAGGAAGGCTGCGAAAAAAACTGGAGCTCGCTCCAAACTGA